Proteins co-encoded in one Diaminobutyricimonas sp. LJ205 genomic window:
- a CDS encoding ABC transporter substrate-binding protein, which translates to MKFFKIGTSLLVGALVVTTLVGCSTASEGTPAQDRHLRIAVEVEPPALNIFGNRSSATTEYQLYNMVEGLVRLSDDGTIEPLLAESYEISPDGTTYKFSLVDATFHDGTPLTADDVKFSIGLHNADQAVPSVFKAEMALVEGVEVIDDKTVSVTLSRPSWGWLTSMAGPAGVIVSEQSYATQEANPVGTGPLKFVEWRRGDSLVLERFDEYWGEKPQVEKVTFKYIADPNAQINALRTGAVDVLDDLTSPELLPTVEGAPNLEVIQGKTAGKIILAVNNAREPFTDVRIREAISFAIDRDALIKSVYGGYGDPIAGYSVTVDPWYVDFTTDYQYDPDRAKQLLADAGYDASTPLTILAPPQSFARKSSEFLANSLNAVGMNVEIQNIEWASWIADVFSGAQDYDMTIGIQTRFGDLYYFGNPGIYYHYDNPEVAALLAEGDAAATIEDRDAAYEEVLRIVTKDVATVPLFEQPALGIINTNKVESFRADNIAFSINLTSAVMK; encoded by the coding sequence ATGAAATTCTTTAAGATCGGCACCAGCTTGCTGGTGGGGGCACTGGTCGTAACCACGCTAGTTGGGTGCAGTACTGCGTCTGAGGGCACGCCGGCACAGGACCGCCATCTGCGGATTGCGGTAGAAGTCGAACCACCCGCCCTCAACATCTTCGGGAATCGTTCATCTGCAACCACCGAGTATCAGTTGTACAACATGGTCGAAGGCCTCGTGCGCTTGTCCGATGATGGCACAATCGAGCCTTTGCTTGCGGAGTCGTACGAGATTTCGCCGGACGGGACGACCTATAAGTTCTCCTTGGTCGATGCGACGTTCCATGATGGAACTCCTCTGACCGCTGACGACGTCAAGTTTTCAATCGGACTCCACAACGCGGATCAGGCAGTACCAAGCGTCTTCAAAGCCGAGATGGCGCTGGTAGAAGGCGTTGAAGTCATCGACGATAAGACTGTCAGTGTGACGCTTTCCCGCCCTAGCTGGGGATGGCTCACATCGATGGCCGGCCCAGCAGGTGTCATTGTCTCGGAACAGTCGTACGCCACCCAGGAGGCAAATCCCGTCGGAACGGGTCCTCTGAAGTTCGTTGAATGGCGCCGCGGCGACAGCCTTGTCTTGGAACGGTTCGATGAATATTGGGGTGAGAAACCCCAAGTCGAAAAGGTCACGTTCAAATATATTGCGGATCCGAATGCGCAAATCAACGCGCTGAGAACGGGTGCTGTCGACGTGCTAGACGACCTCACCTCGCCCGAGCTGCTGCCTACCGTCGAAGGCGCTCCCAATCTCGAAGTAATCCAGGGCAAGACAGCCGGGAAGATCATCTTGGCGGTGAACAACGCGAGGGAACCGTTTACAGATGTCCGCATCAGGGAAGCGATCAGTTTTGCCATCGATAGGGATGCGCTAATCAAATCGGTCTACGGCGGATACGGTGACCCCATTGCGGGTTACTCGGTCACCGTTGATCCGTGGTACGTCGACTTCACTACTGACTACCAGTACGACCCTGACCGAGCCAAGCAACTGCTTGCCGACGCGGGCTACGACGCTTCGACGCCACTAACCATCTTGGCGCCGCCGCAATCCTTCGCCCGCAAATCCTCGGAGTTCCTTGCGAACTCACTCAATGCAGTGGGGATGAATGTTGAAATTCAGAACATTGAATGGGCATCTTGGATCGCTGATGTCTTTTCCGGGGCGCAAGACTACGACATGACAATTGGCATTCAGACCCGCTTCGGGGACCTCTATTACTTCGGCAACCCTGGCATTTACTATCACTACGACAACCCGGAAGTGGCGGCGCTTCTCGCGGAGGGTGACGCGGCCGCCACAATCGAGGATCGGGATGCGGCATACGAGGAAGTCTTGCGGATCGTCACGAAAGATGTAGCGACCGTCCCGCTCTTTGAGCAGCCAGCGCTGGGCATTATCAACACCAACAAAGTCGAGAGCTTCCGTGCTGACAACATCGCGTTCTCCATCAATCTCACCTCTGCTGTCATGAAGTGA